The following coding sequences lie in one Phragmites australis chromosome 8, lpPhrAust1.1, whole genome shotgun sequence genomic window:
- the LOC133926461 gene encoding probable tyrosine-protein phosphatase DSP2 isoform X2, with protein sequence MKLEVTPKQRVLEADQREDAMEMSGLDLWKHEKPPKICPLPPPPLPPAVCEEAALVPPLNFAMVDDGIFRSGFPETANFRFLKSLNLRSIVYLCPEPYPETNTVFLEKNEIKLHQFGIEGRKEPFVNIPDDKIREALKVVLDPRNQPLLIHCKRGKHRTGCVVGCLRKLQKWCLSSVFDEYHRFAASKARITDQRFMELFDVSSLKHLTPSQC encoded by the exons ATGAAGCTGGAGGTCACGCCCAAGCAGAGGGTCCTGGAGGCGGACCAGAGGGAGGACGCCATGGAGATGAGCGGTCTGGACCTGTGGAAGCACGAGAAGCCCCCCAAGATCTGCCCCttaccgccgccgccgctgccgccggcggTGTGTGAAGAGGCGGCGCTCGTGCCGCCGCTCAACTTCGCCATGGTCGACGACGGTATCTTCCGCTCCGGCTTCCCTGAGACCGCCAACTTCCGGTTCTTGAAGTCCCTCAACCTCCGCTCCATCGT GTACCTGTGCCCGGAGCCGTACCCGGAGACGAACACGGTGTTTCTTGAGAAGAACGAGATCAAGCTCCACCAGTTCGGAATCGAAGGGCGCAAG GAACCATTCGTCAACATCCCCGATGACAAAATTCGAGAGGCGCTCAAAGTTGTCCTTG ACCCAAGAAACCAACCATTGCTTATTCACTGCAAGAGAGGCAAG CATCGAACTGGCTGCGTCGTCGGGTGCTTGAGGAAGCTGCAGAAATGGTGCCTGTCTTCAGTTTTCGACGAGTACCATCGCTTCGCCGCTTCGAAAGCGAGAATTACTGACCAGAGGTTCATGGAGCTGTTCGACGTCTCAAGCTTGAAGCACCTGACACCTTCACAATGTTAA
- the LOC133926461 gene encoding probable tyrosine-protein phosphatase DSP2 isoform X1, which translates to MKLEVTPKQRVLEADQREDAMEMSGLDLWKHEKPPKICPLPPPPLPPAVCEEAALVPPLNFAMVDDGIFRSGFPETANFRFLKSLNLRSIVYLCPEPYPETNTVFLEKNEIKLHQFGIEGRKSGPLPEPTLETLNEGTRPGVESRTGKEPFVNIPDDKIREALKVVLDPRNQPLLIHCKRGKHRTGCVVGCLRKLQKWCLSSVFDEYHRFAASKARITDQRFMELFDVSSLKHLTPSQC; encoded by the exons ATGAAGCTGGAGGTCACGCCCAAGCAGAGGGTCCTGGAGGCGGACCAGAGGGAGGACGCCATGGAGATGAGCGGTCTGGACCTGTGGAAGCACGAGAAGCCCCCCAAGATCTGCCCCttaccgccgccgccgctgccgccggcggTGTGTGAAGAGGCGGCGCTCGTGCCGCCGCTCAACTTCGCCATGGTCGACGACGGTATCTTCCGCTCCGGCTTCCCTGAGACCGCCAACTTCCGGTTCTTGAAGTCCCTCAACCTCCGCTCCATCGT GTACCTGTGCCCGGAGCCGTACCCGGAGACGAACACGGTGTTTCTTGAGAAGAACGAGATCAAGCTCCACCAGTTCGGAATCGAAGGGCGCAAG TCGGGTCCCCTTCCCGAGCCTACATTGGAGACCTTAAATGAGGGTACACGCCCGGGGGTCGAATCCCGGACTGGCAAG GAACCATTCGTCAACATCCCCGATGACAAAATTCGAGAGGCGCTCAAAGTTGTCCTTG ACCCAAGAAACCAACCATTGCTTATTCACTGCAAGAGAGGCAAG CATCGAACTGGCTGCGTCGTCGGGTGCTTGAGGAAGCTGCAGAAATGGTGCCTGTCTTCAGTTTTCGACGAGTACCATCGCTTCGCCGCTTCGAAAGCGAGAATTACTGACCAGAGGTTCATGGAGCTGTTCGACGTCTCAAGCTTGAAGCACCTGACACCTTCACAATGTTAA